A single genomic interval of Romboutsia ilealis harbors:
- a CDS encoding bifunctional metallophosphatase/5'-nucleotidase: MKLVIYQTSDLHGYVYPTNYVTEQPLGILKIGSYMKKDELNYDASLKIDCGDLVQGSALTHYLYKHDIERNPIIEGLENIKYDAYVLGNHEFNYGLDYLNKSYSPVCDKIINGNIEGLDFDTKPYKIFEFDGFKVGCIGFTTSFIPNWERPCNIEGLSFNDPVETYAKYEEELKEKCDFIIVCYHGGFEKSLEDNTTPTEALTKENQGSKLLEKFNSIDMVLSGHQHRSFITKIDNRICSQPLNNGQNFTKIVIDTETKEISYELVEVKNIDVEIDKELQSIFDDVEAKLQLYLDQEIGNFDKDIIVDDIFLARLNGHPIINFLHEVHLEAGNADISALSLFDSTIGFKKNVSIRDVLINYPYPNTLKILKVKGENIKKAIEKAATYFVLEDNKVVVNSTFLVPKVQHYNYDTFGGLDYEIDLNREFGDRVVSMKRNGEDMDLEKYYNVVMNNYRATNTSIYPSYEGAEVVGEVNIDISEIIIDYIQDKKMIKSEDKCNYKIKY; this comes from the coding sequence ATGAAACTGGTTATTTATCAAACAAGTGATTTACATGGATATGTATATCCTACTAACTATGTAACAGAACAGCCCCTTGGAATTTTAAAAATAGGGAGTTATATGAAAAAAGATGAGTTAAATTATGATGCATCTTTAAAAATAGATTGCGGAGATTTAGTTCAAGGATCTGCTCTTACACATTATTTATATAAGCATGATATAGAAAGAAATCCTATTATTGAAGGGTTAGAAAATATAAAATATGATGCTTATGTTTTAGGTAATCATGAATTTAACTATGGATTAGATTATTTAAATAAATCATACTCTCCAGTATGTGATAAGATTATAAATGGTAATATAGAAGGTTTAGATTTTGATACAAAACCATATAAAATATTTGAATTTGATGGATTTAAAGTTGGATGTATAGGGTTTACAACATCATTTATACCTAACTGGGAAAGACCATGCAACATAGAAGGATTAAGTTTTAATGATCCTGTTGAAACATATGCAAAATATGAAGAAGAATTAAAGGAAAAATGTGATTTTATAATAGTATGTTATCATGGTGGATTTGAAAAAAGCTTAGAAGATAACACAACACCAACTGAAGCACTGACAAAAGAAAATCAAGGAAGCAAATTATTAGAAAAGTTCAATTCTATAGATATGGTTTTAAGTGGTCATCAACATAGATCATTTATTACTAAGATAGATAATAGAATATGTTCTCAACCTCTTAACAATGGTCAAAACTTCACAAAAATAGTTATAGATACAGAAACTAAAGAAATAAGCTATGAGTTAGTAGAAGTTAAGAATATTGATGTTGAAATTGATAAAGAACTTCAAAGTATATTTGATGATGTAGAAGCTAAATTACAATTATACTTAGATCAAGAAATAGGTAATTTCGATAAAGATATAATTGTTGATGATATATTCTTAGCAAGATTAAATGGACATCCGATTATAAACTTTTTACATGAAGTACATCTTGAAGCAGGAAATGCTGATATTTCTGCATTATCGTTATTTGATAGTACAATTGGATTTAAGAAAAATGTATCTATTAGAGATGTATTAATAAATTATCCTTACCCAAATACATTAAAAATTCTTAAAGTAAAAGGTGAGAATATCAAAAAAGCAATTGAAAAAGCAGCTACTTACTTTGTTTTAGAAGATAATAAAGTAGTTGTAAATAGTACATTTTTAGTACCTAAGGTTCAACATTATAACTATGATACATTTGGCGGACTTGACTATGAAATAGATTTAAATAGAGAGTTTGGAGACCGTGTTGTTTCTATGAAAAGAAATGGTGAAGATATGGATTTAGAAAAGTATTATAATGTTGTAATGAATAACTATCGTGCAACTAATACTTCTATATATCCTAGTTATGAAGGAGCAGAAGTTGTAGGTGAAGTAAATATAGATATAAGTGAAATTATAATAGACTATATACAAGATAAGAAAATGATTAAATCGGAAGATAAGTGTAACTATAAAATTAAGTACTAG
- a CDS encoding N-acetyltransferase, translated as MIRKLENKDVDIVMNIWLETTIKAHDFISKEYWESNYDMVKEVYIPAADSFIYEEKGNIKGFISVIDKEFIGALFVDKKYQGCSIGSKLIRYVDSIYNGLTLSVYKDNSRAVNFYKNIGFDIVEEKINEDTDCIEYYMKK; from the coding sequence ATGATAAGAAAATTAGAAAATAAAGATGTAGATATAGTTATGAATATATGGTTAGAAACAACTATAAAGGCTCATGATTTTATATCAAAAGAATATTGGGAGTCTAACTATGATATGGTAAAAGAAGTTTATATACCTGCGGCAGATAGTTTTATTTATGAAGAAAAAGGGAATATTAAAGGTTTTATATCAGTTATAGATAAAGAATTTATAGGAGCTTTATTTGTAGATAAAAAGTATCAAGGATGTAGTATCGGTAGTAAATTGATTAGATATGTGGATAGTATATATAATGGATTAACATTATCTGTATACAAAGATAATAGTAGAGCTGTTAATTTTTATAAAAATATTGGATTTGATATAGTTGAAGAAAAGATTAATGAAGATACTGACTGTATAGAATACTATATGAAAAAATAA
- a CDS encoding ATP-binding protein: MNFIDTLKSVNLVLSTNEVPLVVGESGIGKTALARKLAGDNNWSLVVIDGNLLKEGEIGGLPTIESYTITNSKGEKLEKKITVYAVHNKLREIDEEIAKGKTVLLFIDEINRCEHTVQQELMNLILNREINGYKLHDDVKILAAMNPSSKYGSDFDYQVVDMDAAQENRFVWLNMEPDYTQWLDWAMNAGIEQKVIEFISTFPEYLHRINEDDIRATPRSYERVSKSYKIYKDQKESIPRSVFLNVIKGNVGKVIAEEFISFVESDCSPLISYEDVFSCETLNSNIIEKVKSESHTRLYLSAMNILKTLELNIKNDENNSTDYVTRFIEFLKLYPIDLMVGIMKDIKSSYAEVYKRAIENEEFVELYFESYNMIRG; this comes from the coding sequence ATGAATTTTATAGATACATTAAAGAGCGTTAACTTAGTATTATCGACGAATGAAGTACCACTAGTAGTAGGAGAAAGTGGAATAGGAAAAACAGCATTAGCAAGAAAACTTGCAGGTGATAATAATTGGAGCTTAGTAGTTATTGATGGAAATTTACTTAAAGAAGGTGAAATAGGTGGACTTCCAACTATAGAATCTTACACAATAACTAACTCTAAGGGAGAAAAATTAGAAAAGAAAATCACAGTGTATGCAGTTCACAATAAATTAAGAGAAATTGATGAAGAAATAGCTAAAGGAAAGACAGTTCTTTTATTTATAGATGAAATAAACCGTTGTGAACATACAGTACAACAGGAGTTAATGAACTTAATATTAAATAGAGAAATAAATGGATATAAGTTACATGATGATGTAAAAATATTAGCAGCAATGAATCCATCAAGTAAATATGGTTCAGATTTTGATTATCAAGTTGTTGATATGGATGCAGCTCAAGAAAATAGATTTGTATGGTTAAACATGGAACCTGATTATACACAATGGTTAGATTGGGCAATGAATGCAGGAATAGAGCAAAAGGTTATAGAGTTTATATCAACATTCCCTGAATATTTACACAGAATAAATGAAGATGATATACGTGCAACTCCAAGAAGTTATGAAAGAGTTTCAAAGAGTTATAAGATTTATAAAGATCAGAAAGAATCTATACCTAGATCAGTATTTTTAAATGTTATAAAAGGAAATGTGGGAAAGGTTATAGCAGAGGAGTTTATAAGTTTTGTTGAGTCTGATTGTAGTCCGTTAATATCTTATGAAGATGTGTTTTCATGTGAAACATTAAATTCAAATATAATAGAGAAAGTAAAAAGTGAAAGTCACACAAGACTTTATTTATCAGCAATGAATATTTTAAAAACATTAGAATTAAATATTAAAAATGATGAGAATAATTCAACAGATTATGTAACTAGGTTTATAGAGTTTTTAAAATTATATCCTATAGATTTAATGGTTGGAATTATGAAGGATATAAAAAGTAGTTATGCTGAAGTATATAAAAGGGCTATAGAAAACGAAGAATTCGTAGAATTATACTTTGAATCTTATAATATGATAAGGGGATAA
- a CDS encoding vWA domain-containing protein, which produces MESYFDKQAKYLYDKAEEIINTYAMLKSNKKGEKFEIDIPQDFKNEFFKLVDKVNLSLMEDKDNFYGYFLFQTLRDIRFDISSPTAVNFKGAKYVIYFNPIIFLSLDMKQMESTIKHEILHILSLHLLRGKELKNKYSTLAINIAMDVVVNQYLNYLPPYATTLQWLNSNYNLKLEPYESFEYYVEKIQMELDLQEVDENGEEVDNHENENIETEYNPEHTHDVWEESDEIDEKTLKEFTEKFVSLSQKGEVPNYLGGLISALKNSKGELPWNLYLKKLMGTVESNKKKTITRRNRRQPNRLDLRGELRGHKAEIAVALDTSGSISDEEFKQAIKEVLNIVKNYNHEITIIECDNEIRRTYKVKSVKDIKERINIRGGTKFTPVFEYANKKKLNLLVYFTDGKGEDRLEVIPRGYKVLWVISGRGDKLSLNNPYGAVKKLSKVEVKEDTIDMSDVRDDGYSMNNQQPML; this is translated from the coding sequence ATGGAAAGTTATTTTGATAAACAAGCTAAATACCTTTATGATAAAGCTGAGGAGATAATAAACACTTATGCTATGTTAAAGTCAAATAAAAAAGGTGAAAAATTTGAAATAGATATACCTCAAGATTTCAAAAATGAATTTTTTAAACTAGTAGATAAAGTTAACTTAAGTCTTATGGAAGATAAAGATAACTTTTATGGTTATTTTTTATTTCAGACTTTAAGAGATATTAGATTTGATATAAGTAGTCCAACTGCTGTAAACTTTAAAGGTGCTAAATATGTAATATATTTTAATCCAATAATCTTTTTAAGTCTTGATATGAAACAGATGGAAAGTACTATTAAGCATGAAATACTACATATACTATCTCTGCATTTATTAAGAGGAAAAGAATTAAAAAATAAGTATAGTACACTGGCAATTAATATTGCAATGGATGTAGTAGTAAATCAATATTTAAACTATTTACCACCATATGCAACAACGCTTCAATGGTTAAACTCAAATTATAACTTAAAACTTGAACCATATGAGTCTTTTGAATATTATGTAGAGAAGATTCAAATGGAACTTGATTTACAAGAAGTTGATGAAAATGGTGAAGAAGTTGATAATCATGAAAATGAAAATATAGAAACTGAATATAATCCAGAGCATACTCATGATGTTTGGGAAGAATCTGATGAGATAGATGAAAAAACTCTTAAAGAATTTACAGAGAAATTTGTTAGTTTATCTCAAAAAGGTGAAGTACCAAACTATTTAGGAGGTTTGATTTCGGCTTTAAAAAATAGTAAGGGAGAGTTACCTTGGAATTTATATCTTAAAAAACTTATGGGTACAGTTGAAAGTAATAAAAAGAAAACCATAACAAGAAGAAATAGAAGGCAACCAAATAGATTAGATTTAAGAGGAGAACTTAGAGGTCATAAAGCAGAAATAGCTGTTGCACTTGATACAAGTGGAAGTATTAGTGATGAAGAGTTTAAACAAGCTATTAAGGAAGTTCTTAACATAGTAAAAAACTATAATCATGAAATTACTATTATAGAATGTGATAATGAAATTAGACGTACTTATAAAGTTAAATCTGTAAAAGATATAAAAGAAAGAATTAATATAAGAGGTGGTACTAAGTTTACTCCAGTTTTTGAATATGCTAATAAGAAAAAACTTAATTTATTAGTTTATTTTACCGATGGCAAAGGTGAAGATAGGTTAGAGGTAATACCTAGAGGATATAAGGTTTTATGGGTTATTTCAGGAAGAGGAGATAAATTATCATTAAATAATCCTTATGGAGCAGTTAAAAAACTTAGCAAGGTTGAAGTTAAAGAAGATACTATAGATATGAGTGATGTTAGAGATGATGGATACTCAATGAATAATCAACAACCAATGTTATAA
- a CDS encoding APC family permease, which yields MEKKQLQKNLGAAAALSTVVGMVIGGGVFFKPQAVYEITGGAPGLGMIAWVLAGIMTITAGLTAAEVSAAIPKTGGMMVYIEEIYGKKLGFLTGWMQSVLFFPATIAAISVMFGQQAAILLGNESLVIPMTVGVILLIGILNTFGSKTSGAIQTVSTVCKLIPLVLIIVFGFIKGGGDNPIVQPLVAEGISPTGVIGQLLVAILFAYDGWINVGTLAGEMKDPGKDLPKAIVGGLSLVMAVYVVINLAYLWVLPANELAQYASPASAVATELFGPIGGKIITVGILISVFGCINGYLLTGPRIIYTLGQQKSIPVSFGKLNKNDVPANATLLMAVLSALYALSGQFNLLSDLSMFAVWSFYVLTFIGVMKLRKTHPNLNRPYKVPLYPIVPLIAIFSGLFVVLNQLFFAGAKSTMMSLGGVIVTLIGLPVYSYMTKKYANSDNDIDKAA from the coding sequence ATGGAGAAAAAACAACTTCAAAAAAACTTAGGTGCTGCTGCTGCTTTATCAACAGTTGTTGGTATGGTTATAGGTGGTGGAGTATTTTTTAAACCACAAGCAGTTTATGAAATAACTGGTGGAGCACCAGGACTTGGAATGATAGCATGGGTTTTAGCAGGTATCATGACAATAACTGCTGGACTTACTGCAGCAGAAGTATCAGCTGCAATACCTAAAACAGGTGGAATGATGGTATATATAGAAGAAATATACGGTAAAAAACTTGGTTTCTTAACTGGATGGATGCAATCTGTATTATTCTTCCCAGCTACAATAGCTGCTATATCAGTTATGTTTGGTCAACAAGCTGCTATATTATTAGGTAATGAATCTTTAGTAATACCTATGACAGTAGGAGTTATATTATTAATAGGTATATTAAATACTTTTGGTTCTAAAACAAGTGGTGCAATACAAACTGTATCAACTGTATGTAAATTAATTCCTCTTGTATTAATAATAGTATTCGGATTTATAAAAGGTGGAGGAGATAATCCTATAGTACAACCTTTAGTTGCAGAAGGTATAAGCCCAACAGGAGTAATAGGACAATTATTAGTTGCTATATTATTTGCTTACGATGGATGGATAAACGTTGGTACTTTAGCTGGTGAAATGAAGGATCCAGGAAAAGATTTACCAAAAGCAATTGTTGGTGGTTTATCTTTAGTTATGGCTGTATATGTAGTTATAAACTTAGCTTACCTTTGGGTATTACCAGCTAATGAATTAGCTCAATATGCTTCTCCTGCTTCAGCAGTTGCAACTGAATTATTCGGACCAATAGGTGGTAAAATAATAACTGTTGGTATATTAATATCTGTATTCGGATGTATAAATGGATACCTATTAACTGGACCAAGAATAATTTATACATTAGGACAACAAAAATCTATACCAGTATCATTTGGTAAATTAAATAAAAATGATGTTCCAGCTAACGCAACATTATTAATGGCTGTATTATCAGCTTTATATGCATTATCAGGACAATTTAACTTATTAAGTGATTTATCAATGTTCGCTGTTTGGTCTTTCTATGTTTTAACATTCATAGGTGTTATGAAACTTAGAAAAACTCATCCAAACTTAAACAGACCATACAAGGTACCTTTATATCCTATAGTTCCATTAATAGCTATATTTAGTGGATTATTCGTTGTATTAAACCAATTATTCTTCGCTGGTGCTAAGAGTACAATGATGTCTTTAGGAGGAGTTATCGTAACTCTTATAGGTTTACCTGTTTATTCTTATATGACTAAAAAGTATGCTAACTCTGATAACGATATAGATAAAGCTGCTTAA